Proteins co-encoded in one Arachis stenosperma cultivar V10309 chromosome 7, arast.V10309.gnm1.PFL2, whole genome shotgun sequence genomic window:
- the LOC130939449 gene encoding protein LONGIFOLIA 1-like, with protein MDSHRDIEGTQADHSESNNNISIQQVTHMNQNTATKELSKESAMAMITVTSEQQSPVSVLDLQFYSEDPPSPIKKKTEISKDLDEALATPDNIGHALDLPLSFNNTKANFSNGTSDDDLQTQNLDKVLWQNDDNGEKFTNCRERKDSDRKYIAEILLASGLLSSPSLIQAVHSPGHLINPKLFFALELLKTNKLQFNMKHNAGKILRINNLEEMQRKLIFDVVNEILVQKISALIYVYFG; from the exons ATGGATTCTCACCGTGACATAGAGGGCACCCAAGCTGATCATTCTGAAAGCAACAACAACATTTCCATTCAACAGGTGACTCACATGAATCAAAAT ACTGCTACAAAGGAGCTAAGCAAGGAAAGTGCTATGGCCATGATAACAGTTACTTCAGAACAACAAAGTCCAGTTTCTGTTCTTGATCTGCAATTTTACAGTGAAGACCCACCTTCTCCAATCAAAAAGAAGACAGAAATCTCAAAAGATTTAG ATGAAGCTTTAGCCACTCCTGATAACATAGGGCATGCATTGGACCTTCCTCTTTCATTCAATAACACAAAGGCCAACTTCAGCAATGGAACCAGTGATGATGACCTTCAAACTCAGAATTTGGATAAAGTTCTTTGGCAAAATGACGATAATGGCGAGAAATTCACCAATTGCAGAGAGAGAAAAGATTCTGACCGTAAATACATAGCAGAAATATTGCTCGCATCAGGGCTGCTCAGTAGCCCCAGCTTAATCCAGGCAGTTCATTCACCAGGTCACCTGATAAACCCAAAGTTGTTCTTTGCACTTGAACTATTGAAGACAAACAAGCTGCAGTTCAATATGAAGCACAATGCTGGGAAGATTCTTAGGATAAATAATCTTGAAGAAATGCAAAGAAAACTCATATTTGATGTTGTCAATGAGATTCTAGTACAAAAAATTAGTGCCttaatatatgtatattttggCTAA
- the LOC130939858 gene encoding vacuolar-sorting protein BRO1-like yields MTRNIQCREMIEDVQRQVAGLSFQDKNSGAFSSSYPPVGSQNQRPSTQQTDPRPQTPYYQPPEQPPVSSYGHPPPSYGSVAHQPPPPYHIPPTSAAPYQPHQVHQQAPAEYGQPAYPGWRGPYYNAPAQQPGSVPRPPYTVPSPYPPPHQGGYYKQQ; encoded by the coding sequence ATGACAAGGAACATCCAGTGCAGAGAAATGATTGAAGATGTTCAAAGACAAGTGGCTGGTCTGAGTTTCCAAGATAAAAACTCAGGTGCTTTTAGTAGTAGCTACCCACCAGTTGGAAGCCAAAACCAAAGACCCAGTACACAACAAACAGATCCTCGTCCCCAAACACCTTATTATCAACCACCTGAGCAGCCTCCGGTTTCTTCCTACGGACATCCCCCTCCCTCATATGGTTCAGTAGCGCATCAGCCTCCACCTCCATACCACATTCCACCAACATCTGCCGCTCCATACCAACCCCATCAGGTTCATCAGCAGGCACCAGCAGAGTATGGCCAACCTGCATATCCTGGATGGCGTGGTCCATACTATAATGCGCCGGCTCAGCAACCTGGTTCTGTTCCCAGGCCTCCATATACCGTTCCATCTCCATACCCTCCACCTCATCAAGGTGGATACTATAAGCAGCAATAG